The Pan paniscus chromosome 1, NHGRI_mPanPan1-v2.0_pri, whole genome shotgun sequence genome has a segment encoding these proteins:
- the MAP1LC3C gene encoding microtubule-associated proteins 1A/1B light chain 3C — MPPPQKIPSVRPFKQRKSLAIRQEEVAGIRAKFPNKIPVVVERYPRETFLPLLDKTKFLVPQELTMTQFLSIIRSRMVLRATEAFYLLVNNKSLVSMSATMAEIYRDYKDEDGFVYMTYASQETFGCLESAAPRDGSSLEDRPCNPL, encoded by the exons ATGCCGCCTCCACAGAAAATCCCAAGCGTCAGACCTTTCAAGCAGAGGAAAAGCTTGG caatcagacaagaggaaGTTGCTGGAATCCGGGCAAAGTTCCCCAACAAAATCCCG GTGGTAGTGGAGCGCTACCCCAGGGAGACGTTCCTGCCCCTGCTGGATAAAACCAAGTTCCTGGTCCCGCAGGAGCTGACCATGACCCAGTTCCTCAGCATCATCCG GAGCCGCATGGTCCTGAGAGCCACGGAAGCCTTTTACTTGCTGGTGAACAACAAGAGCCTGGTCAGCATGAGCGCAACCATGGCAGAGATCTACAGAGACTACAAGGATGAGGATGGCTTCGTGTACATGACCTACGCCTCCCAGGAGACGTTTGGCTGCCTGGAGTCAGCAGCCCCCAGGGATGGGAGCAGCCTTGAGGACAGACCCTGCAATCCTCTCTAG